In the Candidatus Electrothrix sp. GW3-4 genome, one interval contains:
- a CDS encoding site-specific integrase — MPRQKRVKTKYPGVYYIQGEAVGRTGKERIYYIFYRKNGKQVEEKAGRQYQDDMTPARAAGIRAERIEGKHKSNRDERKAAEAVKHRWTTDRLWEAYRAQLPKNRATRTDSGRYEAHLKKPFGNKEPKEIVKLDTDRVRINLLKTHSPQTVKHVLVLLKRIINFGYGQGWIAPLAFKITIPRVDNIKTEDLTPEQLQSLFDVLETTHRTTAANMMKLVLFTGLRRGEMFKLQWDDIDFERGFIHIREPKGGKSQKIPLNNSARVLLHSVPKQESEYIFPARGGGPRKDISKDVRAIKEAAGLPADFRPLHGLRHVYATMLANSGKVDMFTLQKLMTHKSPQMTQRYAHHRDEAMQRASNEVSGILEDALSMQGEEPKEAVG, encoded by the coding sequence ATGCCACGTCAGAAACGGGTGAAAACAAAATATCCCGGAGTTTATTACATTCAAGGTGAGGCGGTCGGGCGCACCGGCAAAGAAAGAATCTATTATATTTTCTACCGGAAGAACGGAAAGCAGGTTGAGGAAAAAGCAGGTCGTCAATATCAGGATGATATGACCCCCGCCAGAGCTGCCGGTATCCGTGCGGAGCGGATCGAAGGAAAGCATAAGAGCAACCGGGACGAACGCAAAGCGGCAGAGGCCGTTAAACACCGCTGGACAACCGACAGACTATGGGAAGCATACCGGGCGCAGTTACCAAAGAACAGAGCCACCCGTACCGATTCCGGCAGATATGAAGCGCATTTAAAAAAGCCATTTGGCAACAAGGAACCGAAAGAGATTGTCAAGCTGGATACCGACCGGGTACGGATCAACCTTTTAAAGACGCATTCACCGCAGACCGTCAAGCATGTGCTGGTACTGCTCAAGCGGATAATCAATTTCGGATACGGGCAGGGCTGGATTGCTCCCCTTGCCTTCAAGATCACCATTCCCCGCGTTGACAACATCAAGACTGAAGACCTGACCCCGGAGCAGTTGCAGAGCCTCTTTGATGTTCTCGAAACCACCCACCGCACCACAGCCGCCAATATGATGAAGCTGGTTCTTTTTACCGGGCTGCGGCGGGGGGAAATGTTCAAGCTGCAATGGGATGATATAGACTTTGAGCGGGGCTTTATTCATATCCGGGAACCCAAGGGCGGCAAGAGTCAGAAAATACCGTTAAACAACAGCGCAAGGGTGTTGCTGCACTCCGTACCTAAGCAGGAGAGCGAATATATTTTTCCGGCCAGAGGGGGCGGGCCGCGTAAGGATATTTCCAAGGACGTGAGAGCCATTAAAGAAGCTGCTGGCCTCCCTGCCGACTTCAGGCCATTGCACGGGCTGCGGCATGTGTACGCCACCATGCTTGCCAACAGCGGCAAGGTGGATATGTTCACGCTGCAAAAGCTCATGACCCATAAAAGCCCGCAGATGACACAGCGGTACGCCCATCACCGGGATGAGGCCATGCAACGGGCCTCGAATGAGGTCAGCGGGATTCTTGAGGATGCGCTTTCGATGCAGGGTGAGGAGCCGAAAGAGGCGGTCGGGTGA
- a CDS encoding response regulator gives MRLESLSQKITVSTAIITLAFSFTFGLASFWYIKSNLVEQASRKIHQETNSYQVSLESFLVTLNHDIESMSKNLLVVNALIDSVGRDFYIGPFLKGYKAPLETHAHLTLLDFEGKTIAFNQQSRTDYPSYKELISTTISKERSYAEIIKHDESTNLLLAYPVFYGATGMAEGILAMEISLSKIFSTVVSKDHAPPAHSFLSLHQGADPLIQVGVKSEHTFYSVHNQLNLPQALQGLQLNIEYGESLTLALAPLKKVTLIYLGCGVFILLATILISRWIAQKIADPIISLSRIANQVAQTGIPSAEIVTDEVGEVGILARSLKTMLFRLADAQNSLESQVTERTKNLVSEIAERAKTEKALRSARSEWEKTFDAMSDFVTIQDKNLRIIRANKAAHDAFQAEDGALKGKYCYEVFRDVSIPCSNCPQLLTFKDKTTHSAIITHENLGKIFNVTSSPILNDSGEINQIVHIAQDITEQKRMEDELFQAHKMEAIGTLAGGIAHDFNNILFAILGYAEMAQDNIPKYSQSWDYIDQVLNAGNRAKELVRQILTFSRKGPETQHPLQVSSIIKEGLKLMRASLPTTIMIEENIHSDCAQILGNPTNIHQILVNLCTNALHAMENQKGVLTVSLSQVVLTKADVIGEVGIAPGTFLELKVGDTGCGMDEKTVKRVFEPYFTTKEVGKGSGMGLALVHGIVQGSGGFVKVESKPSMGSTFYIYFPAIEEKTVEREREKQTGLPQGNERILVVDDEEAIVGMYKATLEKLGYTVTVYCDSAKTVEDFQAAPESFDLIITDQTMPNLDGSELAKQMLHIRPDIPIIMCTGYSSVISEEKAEELGIKKFLMKPVERKILAQTVRDVLNQAKKRAI, from the coding sequence ATGCGGCTAGAAAGCTTATCCCAAAAGATAACTGTCTCAACTGCGATTATTACCCTCGCTTTTTCATTCACCTTTGGGCTAGCGAGCTTCTGGTACATCAAAAGTAATCTTGTTGAGCAGGCATCAAGGAAGATTCATCAAGAAACCAACTCTTATCAAGTATCTCTTGAATCTTTTCTTGTCACTCTCAATCATGACATTGAAAGTATGTCAAAAAACCTGTTGGTCGTGAATGCCCTTATCGACTCAGTGGGCAGGGACTTCTATATCGGTCCTTTTCTCAAGGGATATAAAGCTCCTCTGGAAACCCATGCCCACCTTACTCTTCTGGATTTCGAAGGAAAAACCATAGCTTTTAATCAACAATCAAGGACAGATTACCCTTCCTATAAAGAACTTATCTCGACGACTATTAGCAAAGAACGTTCCTATGCTGAAATAATTAAACATGACGAAAGCACCAATCTGCTCTTAGCGTATCCGGTTTTTTATGGAGCCACCGGAATGGCTGAAGGGATCCTGGCTATGGAAATCTCTTTATCCAAAATATTTTCCACAGTCGTGAGCAAAGACCATGCTCCTCCTGCCCACTCCTTCCTCAGCCTTCATCAGGGGGCTGATCCACTCATCCAGGTAGGTGTAAAAAGCGAACATACTTTTTACTCTGTTCATAACCAGCTCAACCTCCCTCAAGCATTACAAGGGCTCCAACTCAACATTGAATACGGAGAATCCCTTACTCTTGCCCTGGCACCTCTGAAAAAAGTCACTTTGATATATCTTGGCTGCGGCGTGTTCATTCTTTTAGCAACCATCCTGATCTCCAGATGGATCGCACAAAAAATTGCCGATCCGATCATTTCGTTAAGTCGTATCGCCAACCAGGTTGCCCAAACGGGTATTCCTTCTGCTGAAATTGTTACTGACGAAGTTGGTGAAGTCGGTATCCTTGCAAGATCCCTCAAAACAATGCTTTTTCGACTCGCTGATGCCCAAAACTCGCTCGAAAGTCAGGTTACAGAAAGAACAAAAAACCTTGTATCCGAAATTGCAGAACGCGCCAAGACAGAAAAGGCATTGAGAAGCGCCCGGTCAGAATGGGAAAAAACATTTGATGCAATGAGCGATTTCGTTACTATTCAAGATAAAAATCTGCGCATTATCAGAGCCAACAAGGCTGCTCATGATGCCTTTCAGGCTGAAGACGGCGCCCTGAAGGGTAAATATTGCTATGAGGTTTTTCGGGATGTCAGCATACCATGTTCAAACTGCCCTCAACTATTAACTTTTAAGGATAAAACAACGCATAGTGCAATCATCACTCACGAGAACCTTGGGAAAATTTTCAATGTGACAAGTTCCCCCATCCTCAATGATAGTGGAGAGATAAACCAGATTGTCCACATTGCTCAGGATATAACAGAACAAAAGAGAATGGAGGATGAACTGTTCCAGGCCCATAAGATGGAGGCAATTGGAACGCTTGCAGGTGGCATTGCCCATGATTTCAACAACATTCTCTTTGCCATTCTTGGCTATGCTGAGATGGCACAAGATAATATCCCTAAATATAGTCAATCCTGGGACTACATTGATCAGGTTCTCAACGCTGGAAACCGTGCAAAGGAACTCGTGAGACAGATTCTCACCTTCAGCCGCAAGGGGCCAGAAACACAACACCCGTTACAGGTATCTTCCATTATTAAAGAGGGGCTCAAGCTTATGCGGGCGTCATTGCCAACAACAATTATGATAGAGGAGAACATTCATTCAGATTGTGCGCAAATCTTAGGGAATCCAACCAATATCCACCAAATCCTGGTCAACCTTTGCACCAATGCCCTCCATGCTATGGAGAATCAAAAAGGCGTTCTGACGGTATCGTTATCCCAGGTGGTCTTGACGAAAGCTGATGTCATAGGCGAAGTGGGTATAGCTCCTGGAACATTTCTTGAGCTCAAGGTGGGTGATACAGGCTGTGGCATGGATGAGAAAACAGTTAAAAGGGTTTTTGAACCCTATTTTACCACCAAAGAAGTGGGTAAAGGAAGTGGTATGGGCTTGGCCTTAGTCCATGGCATCGTCCAAGGGAGCGGTGGGTTTGTTAAGGTTGAAAGTAAGCCAAGCATGGGGAGCACTTTTTACATTTACTTCCCGGCGATCGAAGAAAAAACGGTGGAGAGAGAAAGAGAAAAGCAAACAGGCCTCCCTCAAGGCAACGAACGAATTTTAGTTGTCGATGACGAAGAAGCCATAGTGGGCATGTATAAAGCAACTTTGGAAAAACTTGGTTATACGGTCACCGTATATTGTGACAGTGCAAAAACCGTGGAAGACTTCCAAGCCGCTCCAGAGAGTTTTGATCTTATCATCACCGATCAAACCATGCCCAATCTTGATGGTTCAGAACTGGCAAAGCAAATGTTACACATCCGACCGGACATTCCCATTATCATGTGCACAGGTTATAGCTCCGTGATTTCAGAGGAGAAGGCTGAAGAGCTAGGAATCAAAAAATTTTTAATGAAACCAGTCGAAAGGAAAATCCTGGCTCAGACGGTGAGAGATGTCCTCAATCAAGCGAAAAAACGGGCGATTTAA
- a CDS encoding type II toxin-antitoxin system RelE/ParE family toxin, with translation MKREIILYETASGKCPVEEFLDSLTGQQARKVAWVLELIEELPTVPTNYLKKLVSTDDIWEVRVGAGNNIFRLLGFFDGQKLIVLDHAFQKKTQKTPKRDIKTAEARKKDYFRRKTE, from the coding sequence ATGAAACGAGAAATCATATTGTACGAAACCGCATCGGGAAAATGCCCTGTTGAAGAGTTTCTGGATTCACTGACAGGACAGCAGGCCCGCAAAGTGGCATGGGTGCTGGAGCTGATTGAAGAGCTGCCCACTGTCCCGACCAACTATCTCAAGAAACTTGTCAGCACAGATGATATATGGGAAGTGCGGGTTGGCGCAGGCAATAACATTTTCCGCCTGCTCGGTTTCTTTGACGGCCAGAAGCTCATTGTTCTGGATCATGCGTTTCAGAAGAAAACGCAGAAGACACCGAAGCGGGATATAAAAACAGCCGAGGCCAGAAAGAAGGACTATTTCAGGAGGAAAACGGAATGA
- a CDS encoding helix-turn-helix domain-containing protein gives MTAPKWITEKDVAEMTGRAVQTLRNDRCKCKGIPYSKIGASIRYKVEDVVSFMEGHRIIPKKEGLTQ, from the coding sequence ATGACAGCACCCAAATGGATTACAGAAAAAGACGTGGCAGAGATGACCGGGCGGGCAGTGCAGACCTTGCGGAATGACCGCTGCAAGTGCAAAGGCATTCCCTATTCCAAGATAGGCGCGTCCATCCGCTACAAGGTGGAGGATGTAGTTTCCTTTATGGAAGGTCACCGAATCATTCCCAAGAAAGAGGGGCTGACACAGTAA
- a CDS encoding helix-turn-helix transcriptional regulator encodes MKKLQTYIKERKARDPEFAEGYEAGYQDFKIGAMLKAAREEAGMTQEQVAEKMHTKKTAVSRIENHAQDVKLSTLAKFAQAFGKTLRIEVV; translated from the coding sequence ATGAAAAAATTACAGACCTACATCAAGGAACGCAAGGCCCGTGACCCTGAATTTGCAGAGGGCTATGAAGCCGGGTATCAGGACTTCAAAATAGGGGCCATGCTCAAAGCGGCAAGGGAAGAAGCCGGGATGACACAGGAGCAGGTAGCGGAAAAGATGCATACCAAGAAAACCGCTGTCTCCCGGATTGAAAACCATGCACAGGATGTGAAGCTGTCCACGCTGGCGAAGTTTGCGCAGGCGTTCGGGAAAACGCTTCGTATTGAGGTTGTGTGA
- a CDS encoding type I restriction endonuclease subunit R, which translates to MTEEEIEQLAIERFQPLGYQYFYGPNIAPNGKTPLRNSFDEYLLAATLRSAISRLNPDIPHNAQEDAFNQVERIHSPDLISNNKEFHSLLTEGVKVTVRKEGIDRGEIIWLVDFDKPENNEFFVVNQFTATEKNKEKRPDLVLFVNGLPLVVVELKNPTDEQATIESAFRQLGTYKKTLPSLFTYNAILIISDGLEARAGSLSAGLSRFMTWKSADGKTEASPLISQLETLITGMLNRKTLLDLIRHFIVFEQSKSEDPKTGLTSIQTVKKLAAYHQYYAVNKAVESTIKASASNGSRKGGVVWHTQGSGKSLSMVFYTGKLVLALHNPTVVVITDRNDLDDQLFDTFAAAKQLIRQEPVQAKDRQHLKALLQVASGGVVFTTIQKFQPEQGNVYEQLSDRENIVVIADEAHRTQYGFQAKTIDDKDEQGQIIGKKTVYGFAKYMRDALPKATYLGFTGTPIESSDVNTPAVFGEYVDIYDIAQAIEDGSTVPILYESRLARITLSEEGRELVQELDDELDREDLSETQKAKAKWTQLEALIGSRERVKNVAQDLVRHFGQRQEVFQGKGMIVAMSRRIAADLYREIIALQPDWHHDDLKKGTIKVVMTAASSDGEEIARHHTTKQQRRALAERMRNPDDPLQLVIVRDMWLTGFDAPCLHTLYIDKPMKGHNLMQAIARVNRVYGDKPGGLVVDYLGIASDLKKALSFYADSGGKGDPAVEQEQAVALLLEKLEIVSQMLHGFAYEEYFAADTSQKLSLILAAEDFILHLENGKKRFMDEVAALSKAFALAVPHEQALDCKDEVAFFQAIKARLAKFSATDQGRTDEEREAVIRQVIDQALVSHQMIDIFDAAGIKKPDISILSEEFLLEIREMEHKNIALEVLKKLLNDEIRARAKKNLVQSNSLMEMLEDSIKRYHNKIITAAEVIEELINIGRDMKAKDQEAENMGLTDFEYAFYTAVANNESAVELMKKDTLRELAVVLTEKVRANASIDWTIKEDVRAKLKVLVKRTLRKYGYPPDMQKLATETVLQQAEKIADELTAAG; encoded by the coding sequence ATGACTGAAGAAGAAATAGAACAGCTCGCCATAGAACGCTTTCAGCCCCTGGGCTATCAATACTTCTACGGCCCGAACATTGCCCCGAACGGTAAAACTCCCCTCCGCAACAGCTTTGATGAATACCTGCTGGCGGCAACCCTTCGTTCAGCAATCAGCCGCCTGAACCCGGACATCCCCCACAACGCCCAAGAAGACGCATTCAACCAGGTTGAGCGCATCCATTCCCCGGACCTGATCAGCAACAACAAAGAATTTCACAGCCTGCTGACTGAAGGGGTCAAGGTGACCGTGCGCAAGGAGGGCATTGACCGGGGCGAAATCATCTGGCTGGTTGATTTTGACAAGCCGGAAAATAACGAATTTTTCGTGGTCAACCAGTTCACAGCCACAGAAAAGAACAAAGAAAAACGCCCGGATCTTGTCCTTTTTGTCAACGGTCTGCCCTTGGTGGTCGTTGAATTGAAGAATCCCACTGATGAACAGGCCACCATTGAATCTGCCTTTCGTCAGCTCGGCACCTATAAAAAAACGCTCCCTTCCCTGTTCACCTATAACGCAATCCTGATCATCTCTGACGGCCTGGAAGCACGGGCCGGTTCCCTGTCCGCAGGCTTGAGCCGTTTTATGACCTGGAAGAGCGCAGACGGCAAAACCGAGGCCTCTCCCTTAATCAGCCAGCTGGAAACCCTGATTACCGGCATGCTGAACCGGAAAACTCTGCTGGATTTGATCCGCCATTTCATCGTCTTTGAGCAGTCCAAGAGTGAAGACCCCAAAACCGGGTTAACCAGTATCCAAACGGTGAAAAAGCTGGCTGCTTATCATCAGTATTATGCGGTCAATAAAGCGGTTGAAAGTACGATTAAAGCCAGTGCAAGCAACGGCAGCAGAAAGGGCGGGGTGGTCTGGCATACCCAGGGCAGCGGTAAATCGTTGAGCATGGTCTTTTACACGGGAAAACTTGTCCTTGCCCTGCACAATCCCACGGTGGTGGTTATCACGGACAGAAACGACCTAGACGACCAGCTCTTTGATACCTTTGCCGCTGCAAAACAGCTGATCCGCCAGGAACCTGTCCAGGCCAAAGACCGGCAGCACCTGAAAGCCCTGTTGCAGGTGGCCTCCGGCGGGGTGGTCTTTACCACGATCCAGAAGTTTCAGCCGGAACAGGGCAATGTCTATGAGCAGCTTTCTGACCGGGAAAACATTGTGGTCATTGCTGATGAGGCTCACCGGACCCAATACGGCTTTCAGGCCAAGACCATTGATGACAAGGACGAACAGGGGCAAATCATCGGCAAAAAGACGGTGTACGGCTTTGCCAAGTACATGCGGGACGCCCTGCCCAAGGCCACCTATCTGGGCTTTACCGGTACCCCCATTGAAAGCAGCGACGTGAACACCCCGGCTGTTTTCGGGGAGTATGTGGACATCTATGATATTGCCCAGGCCATTGAGGACGGCAGCACGGTCCCGATCCTCTATGAAAGCAGGCTGGCCAGGATCACCCTGAGCGAAGAAGGCCGGGAGCTTGTTCAGGAACTGGATGATGAACTGGACCGGGAAGACCTTTCTGAAACCCAGAAAGCCAAGGCCAAATGGACCCAGCTTGAAGCCCTGATCGGCAGCCGGGAACGGGTGAAAAATGTTGCTCAGGATCTTGTCCGCCATTTCGGGCAGCGGCAGGAGGTCTTTCAGGGCAAGGGTATGATTGTAGCCATGTCCCGCAGGATCGCTGCGGATCTGTACCGGGAAATCATCGCCCTGCAACCGGACTGGCACCATGACGACCTGAAAAAGGGAACCATCAAGGTGGTGATGACCGCAGCCTCTTCAGACGGGGAGGAGATAGCCAGGCACCACACCACCAAGCAACAACGGCGGGCCTTGGCAGAACGGATGCGCAATCCTGATGATCCCTTACAGCTGGTTATTGTCCGGGATATGTGGCTGACCGGCTTTGATGCGCCCTGCCTCCATACCCTGTACATTGATAAGCCCATGAAGGGCCATAACCTGATGCAGGCCATTGCACGGGTGAACAGGGTCTATGGGGATAAACCGGGCGGCCTGGTGGTGGATTACCTGGGCATTGCCTCGGATCTGAAAAAGGCCCTGTCCTTTTATGCGGACAGCGGCGGCAAGGGGGATCCGGCAGTTGAGCAGGAACAGGCCGTTGCTCTGCTCCTGGAGAAACTGGAAATCGTCTCCCAGATGCTGCACGGCTTTGCCTATGAGGAATACTTTGCCGCTGACACCTCACAAAAGCTTTCCCTGATCCTGGCAGCGGAAGATTTTATCCTGCACCTGGAAAACGGCAAAAAACGATTCATGGATGAAGTCGCGGCCCTGTCCAAGGCCTTTGCCCTTGCTGTTCCCCATGAACAGGCCCTGGATTGCAAGGATGAGGTGGCCTTTTTCCAGGCCATCAAGGCCCGGCTGGCCAAGTTTTCCGCTACAGACCAAGGCCGGACCGATGAGGAACGGGAAGCGGTGATCCGGCAGGTCATTGACCAGGCCCTTGTTTCCCATCAGATGATAGATATTTTTGATGCAGCCGGAATAAAGAAACCGGATATTTCCATTCTTTCCGAAGAATTCCTGCTGGAAATCCGGGAGATGGAACATAAAAATATTGCCCTGGAAGTCCTGAAAAAGCTGCTCAACGATGAAATCCGGGCCCGGGCCAAAAAAAACCTGGTCCAGAGCAACAGCCTGATGGAGATGCTTGAAGACTCCATTAAACGCTATCATAATAAAATCATTACTGCTGCTGAAGTGATTGAAGAGCTGATAAACATTGGCAGAGATATGAAAGCAAAGGATCAGGAAGCCGAGAACATGGGCCTGACCGACTTTGAATATGCCTTCTATACCGCAGTGGCAAATAATGAAAGCGCGGTTGAGCTGATGAAGAAAGACACACTGCGGGAACTGGCCGTGGTGCTGACCGAGAAGGTCCGGGCTAATGCCTCTATTGACTGGACCATCAAAGAGGATGTGCGGGCAAAGCTCAAGGTACTGGTCAAGCGCACCTTGCGAAAATACGGCTACCCGCCTGATATGCAGAAACTGGCCACGGAAACCGTGCTGCAACAGGCGGAAAAAATCGCTGATGAGTTGACTGCTGCGGGGTGA
- a CDS encoding class I SAM-dependent DNA methyltransferase: MAKKKKKTDEPIEKQLFKAADKLRKNIDAAEYKHVVLGLIFLKYISDSFENLHSKLVAGKGEYEGADPEDKDEYAAENVFFVPQTARWSHLLSRAKLPEIGKDVDTAMDAIEKENPSLKGVLPKVYARQQLDPASLGGLIDLIGNIALGDAKARSADVLGHVFEYFLGEFALAEGKKGGQFYTPRSVVQLLVAMLEPYKGRVLDPCCGSGGMFVQSEKFVVEHQGRINDISIYGQESNRTTWRLAKMNLAIRHIESSQVQWNNEGSFLNDGHKDLKADYVIANPPFNDSDWSGDQLRKDGRWKYGTPPSGNANYAWIQHFLYHLNPTGQAGFVLAKGALTSNTSGEGEIRKALVEARLVDCIVNLPPKLFLNTQIPASLWFLSRNRANGKFRNRLDEILFIDARNMGHLINRRTKEFSDEDISMITETYHGWRNTDGGYEDVKGFCKSAAVEEVAELGYVLTPGRYVGLAAEEDDFDFKERFTALQAEFAEQLQEEERLNGVIAEKLAKVVVDG, translated from the coding sequence ATGGCAAAAAAGAAAAAAAAGACTGATGAACCCATAGAAAAACAGCTCTTTAAGGCCGCAGATAAGCTTCGCAAAAATATTGATGCAGCAGAGTATAAGCACGTTGTGTTAGGGCTGATCTTCTTGAAATATATTTCTGATTCCTTTGAAAACCTGCACAGCAAGCTTGTTGCCGGGAAAGGGGAATATGAAGGAGCAGACCCGGAAGACAAGGATGAATACGCAGCAGAAAACGTCTTCTTTGTCCCGCAAACGGCCCGCTGGTCTCATCTCCTTTCGCGGGCCAAGCTGCCCGAGATCGGCAAGGACGTGGACACGGCAATGGATGCCATTGAAAAAGAAAATCCCTCCCTCAAGGGGGTGCTGCCCAAGGTCTATGCCCGGCAGCAGCTCGACCCGGCCTCCCTGGGCGGTCTGATTGATCTGATCGGCAATATTGCCTTAGGGGATGCCAAGGCCCGCAGCGCTGATGTGCTGGGCCATGTGTTTGAATATTTTCTTGGTGAATTCGCCCTTGCTGAAGGCAAAAAAGGGGGCCAGTTCTATACGCCCCGCTCGGTGGTGCAGCTGCTGGTTGCAATGCTGGAGCCCTACAAGGGCCGGGTGCTTGATCCCTGTTGCGGATCCGGGGGCATGTTTGTCCAATCAGAAAAGTTTGTGGTGGAGCATCAGGGCCGGATCAATGATATTTCCATCTACGGCCAGGAAAGCAACCGGACAACCTGGCGGCTGGCCAAGATGAACCTTGCTATCCGGCATATAGAAAGCTCTCAGGTACAGTGGAACAACGAGGGCTCGTTTCTCAATGATGGCCATAAGGATCTGAAGGCTGATTATGTGATCGCCAATCCGCCCTTTAATGACAGCGACTGGAGCGGGGACCAGCTGCGCAAAGATGGACGGTGGAAGTACGGGACACCGCCCAGCGGCAATGCCAACTATGCCTGGATTCAACACTTCCTCTATCACCTCAACCCCACAGGACAGGCCGGTTTTGTACTGGCAAAGGGGGCACTGACCTCCAATACCTCCGGTGAAGGGGAGATACGCAAGGCCCTGGTGGAAGCCCGGTTGGTTGACTGCATTGTCAATCTTCCGCCTAAGCTCTTTCTCAATACCCAGATCCCGGCCTCGTTATGGTTTCTCAGCCGAAACAGGGCCAACGGCAAATTCAGAAACCGGCTGGATGAAATCCTGTTCATTGATGCCCGCAACATGGGCCACCTGATCAACCGGCGCACCAAGGAGTTTTCCGATGAGGATATAAGCATGATTACGGAAACCTATCATGGATGGCGTAATACGGACGGCGGGTATGAGGATGTGAAAGGGTTTTGTAAATCCGCTGCGGTCGAGGAGGTGGCAGAACTGGGCTATGTGCTCACACCGGGCCGATACGTAGGTTTGGCTGCGGAAGAGGATGATTTTGATTTTAAGGAGCGTTTTACGGCCTTGCAGGCGGAGTTTGCAGAGCAGTTGCAGGAGGAAGAGCGGTTGAATGGGGTGATTGCTGAAAAGTTGGCAAAGGTGGTTGTTGATGGGTGA
- a CDS encoding restriction endonuclease subunit S translates to MGEWKECKLGEVLNLKRGYDLPKRLRKNGDIPIFSSSGISGFHNKSKVEGVGVITGRYGTIGKVFLAQQAYWPLNTTLYVENFKNNNEFFVYYFLQGINWEKFNDKSAVPGINRNDVHEENVLLPSLPEQKAIASTLSCLDDKIDLLHRQNKTLEAMAETLFRQWFIEEAEDDWEEKSLYDCIKLIGGGTPKTSIDEYWNGDIGWLSAKDITPNHKSIVLSTEKTITTEGLNNSSTKILPQFSTIISARGTVGKYAILAENMAFSQSNYGIIPEYQDCYFFTYLLVANVVDQLISAAYGSVFDTITTKTFKEHSVTVPLEKEIINFEKEISPIFFKILNNAAQIRTLENLRNTLLPKLMSGEVRVRYD, encoded by the coding sequence ATGGGTGAGTGGAAGGAATGTAAGCTCGGGGAAGTGTTAAACTTAAAACGTGGTTACGATTTACCAAAACGACTAAGAAAGAATGGAGATATTCCAATTTTTTCATCATCGGGAATTTCAGGATTCCACAATAAGTCAAAAGTAGAAGGTGTTGGTGTTATAACCGGTCGCTATGGAACAATAGGAAAAGTTTTTTTAGCCCAGCAAGCCTACTGGCCGCTTAATACGACATTGTATGTTGAAAATTTTAAAAATAACAACGAGTTCTTTGTTTATTATTTTCTTCAGGGGATAAATTGGGAAAAATTTAATGATAAAAGCGCGGTTCCAGGTATAAATCGAAATGATGTTCATGAAGAAAATGTTTTACTTCCTTCGCTCCCCGAACAAAAAGCCATAGCTTCGACTCTATCCTGTCTTGATGACAAAATAGACCTGCTCCACCGCCAGAATAAAACCCTTGAGGCAATGGCGGAAACGCTGTTCAGGCAGTGGTTTATTGAAGAGGCGGAGGATGATTGGGAGGAAAAATCCTTATACGACTGCATCAAGCTGATAGGCGGCGGGACTCCGAAAACGTCTATTGATGAATACTGGAATGGTGATATAGGCTGGCTTTCAGCAAAAGATATAACGCCTAATCACAAAAGTATTGTTTTATCGACAGAAAAAACAATAACAACTGAAGGGTTAAACAACAGCTCAACAAAAATTTTGCCTCAATTCAGCACGATCATTTCCGCAAGAGGCACTGTTGGAAAATATGCTATTTTGGCGGAGAATATGGCTTTCAGCCAATCAAATTACGGAATCATTCCCGAGTATCAGGACTGTTATTTTTTTACATACCTGCTTGTGGCAAATGTTGTGGACCAACTCATCAGCGCGGCATATGGCAGTGTTTTTGACACTATCACGACCAAAACATTCAAAGAACACTCTGTAACTGTCCCGTTAGAAAAAGAGATTATAAATTTTGAGAAAGAAATTTCTCCAATTTTTTTCAAGATTCTAAATAATGCCGCACAAATCCGCACCCTCGAAAACCTCCGCAATACCCTACTTCCCAAACTCATGAGCGGAGAGGTAAGAGTACGCTATGACTGA